In Hyperolius riggenbachi isolate aHypRig1 chromosome 10, aHypRig1.pri, whole genome shotgun sequence, a genomic segment contains:
- the LOC137535296 gene encoding zinc finger protein 271-like isoform X3, with translation MIELLIGEEWQYIEGHKDLYKDTMMENQPPITSPDVSSNGNRPERCTGLIYSQDCAQEDPTILHHYQGGELVHESAVVKEEKEETYVRSDQRSMEEGDMMGIIKEEEEETYVRSDQQSTEEGDTRKEIKEEEETYVRNDQQSMEESNMMRTSKEEEEVCLRGDQQSMEKDDMMRTFKEEEEETYVRSDQQSMEEGDMMRTSKEEDTVTVDRTGRSPGIRNLSETRLSVSTDCTTDDDVTGQKSPADILVTPNIPPDSPHLSNPEGPHNQNSSTPAGGSYSCSICGKCYVRKSYLVKHERSHTGAKPYSCAECGKCFGKKSDLIIHERSHTGEKPYSCVECGKCFGHKANLVIHERSHTGEKPYSCAECGKCFGQKGHLLMHERSHTGVKPYSCAECGKCFGEKGNLVKHERLHTGEKPYSCAECGKCFGQKGHLLIHERSHTGEKPYSCAECGKCFGEKGSLVIHERSHTGEKPYLCVECGKCFGHKGSLVLHESTHSGKKPYSCAACGKCFRNKSDLIIHESSHTGEKPYSCAECGKCFGQKSHLVEHERSHTGEKPYSCAECGKCFGWKGHLLIHERSHTGEKPFSCAECGKYFGYKANLVRHEKSHTGEKPYSCSECGKCFGQKGSLVLHERSHTGEKPYSCAECGKCFAEKAKLVIHERSHTGENPYSCNECGKCFVQKSGLVRHERSHTGEKPYACAECGKCFGEKGSLVIHERSHTGEKPYSCAECGKCFEQKSLLVRHLC, from the exons ATGATAGAGCTGCTgataggagag gagtggcagtatatagaaggacacaaggacctctacaaggacaccatgatggagaatcagcctccgatcacatcaccag atgtatccagtaacggtaaccgaccagagagatgtacaggtcttatttattcccaggattgtgcaCAAGAAGATCCCACTATactccaccattatcag GGTGGAGAACTTGTACATGAaagtgctgtggttaaagaggaaaaagaagagacatatgtgaggagtgatcagcggtctatggaggagggtgacatgatggggataattaaagaggaagaagaggagacatatgtgaggagtgatcagcagtctacagaGGAGGGTGACACGAGGAaggaaattaaagaggaagaagagacatatgtgaggaatgatcagcagtcCATGGAGGAGAgtaacatgatgaggacaagtaaagaggaagaagaggtgtGTCTTAGGGGtgaccagcagtctatggagaaggatgacatgatgaggacatttaaagaggaagaagaggagacatatgtgaggagtgatcagcagtctatggaggagggggacatgatgaggacaagtaaagaggaggacactGTTACAGTGgacagaacag ggcggagtcctggcatcaggaacctctcagagactcgtctctctgtatccacagactgtacaacggatgatgatgtcactggacaaaagtctcctgcagatatcctggttaccccaaatattccacCAGACTCCCCTCAtttgtctaaccctgaggggccacATAATCAAAACAGCTCTACCCCTGCTGGTGGATCTTATTCCTGTTCCATATGTGGGAAATGTTATGTAAGGAAATCAtatcttgtcaaacatgagagatctcacactggtgcaaagccctattcatgtgctgagtgtgggaaatgttttggaaagaAATCAGACCTTAtcattcatgagagatctcacactggagagaagccttattcatgtgttgagtgtggaaaatgttttgggcataaagcaaaccttgtcatacatgagagatctcacactggtgagaagccctattcatgtgctgagtgtgggaaatgttttgggcagaaaggacACCTTTTaatgcatgagagatctcacactggtgtgaaaccctattcatgtgctgagtgtgggaaatgttttggagagaaaggaaatcttgtcaaacatgagagattgcacactggagagaagccctattcatgtgctgagtgtgggaaatgttttgggcagaaaggacACCTTttaatacatgagagatctcacactggtgagaaaccctattcatgtgctgagtgtgggaaatgttttggagagaaaggaagccttgtcatacatgagagatctcacactggtgagaagccgtatttatgtgtcgagtgtgggaaatgttttggacataaaGGAAGCCTTGTATTACATGAGAGCACTCACAGTGGTAAGAAGCCCTATTCCTGTGCtgcgtgtgggaaatgttttaggaaTAAATCAGACCTTATCATTCATGAGagttctcacactggtgagaagccttattcatgtgctgagtgtgggaaatgttttggacagaaatcacatcttgtggaacatgagagatctcacactggtgaaaagccctattcatgtgctgagtgtgggaaatgttttgggtggaAAGGACACCTTTTAAtacatgagagatcccacacaggtgagaagccattttcatgtgctgagtgtgggaaatattttggatataaagcaaaccttgtcagacatgagaaatctcacactggtgagaagccatattcatgttctgagtgtgggaaatgttttgggcagaaaggaagccttgtcttgcatgagagatctcacactggtgagaagccctattcatgtgctgagtgtgggaaatgttttgcagaaaaagcaaaacttgtcatacatgagagatctcacactggtgagaatccTTATTCATGtaatgaatgtgggaaatgttttgttcagaagtcaggccttgtcagacatgagagatctcacactggtgagaaaccctatgcatgtgctgagtgtgggaaatgttttggagagaaaggaagccttgtcatacatgagagatcacacactggtgagaagccctattcatgtgctgagtgtgggaaatgttttgagcaGAAATCACTGCTTGTGAGACATTTGTGTTGA
- the LOC137535296 gene encoding zinc finger protein 271-like isoform X4, with protein sequence MMENQPPITSPDVSSNGNRPERCTGLIYSQDCAQEDPTILHHYQGGELVHESAVVKEEKEETYVRSDQRSMEEGDMMGIIKEEEEETYVRSDQQSTEEGDTRKEIKEEEETYVRNDQQSMEESNMMRTSKEEEEVCLRGDQQSMEKDDMMRTFKEEEEETYVRSDQQSMEEGDMMRTSKEEDTVTVDRTGRSPGIRNLSETRLSVSTDCTTDDDVTGQKSPADILVTPNIPPDSPHLSNPEGPHNQNSSTPAGGSYSCSICGKCYVRKSYLVKHERSHTGAKPYSCAECGKCFGKKSDLIIHERSHTGEKPYSCVECGKCFGHKANLVIHERSHTGEKPYSCAECGKCFGQKGHLLMHERSHTGVKPYSCAECGKCFGEKGNLVKHERLHTGEKPYSCAECGKCFGQKGHLLIHERSHTGEKPYSCAECGKCFGEKGSLVIHERSHTGEKPYLCVECGKCFGHKGSLVLHESTHSGKKPYSCAACGKCFRNKSDLIIHESSHTGEKPYSCAECGKCFGQKSHLVEHERSHTGEKPYSCAECGKCFGWKGHLLIHERSHTGEKPFSCAECGKYFGYKANLVRHEKSHTGEKPYSCSECGKCFGQKGSLVLHERSHTGEKPYSCAECGKCFAEKAKLVIHERSHTGENPYSCNECGKCFVQKSGLVRHERSHTGEKPYACAECGKCFGEKGSLVIHERSHTGEKPYSCAECGKCFEQKSLLVRHLC encoded by the exons atgatggagaatcagcctccgatcacatcaccag atgtatccagtaacggtaaccgaccagagagatgtacaggtcttatttattcccaggattgtgcaCAAGAAGATCCCACTATactccaccattatcag GGTGGAGAACTTGTACATGAaagtgctgtggttaaagaggaaaaagaagagacatatgtgaggagtgatcagcggtctatggaggagggtgacatgatggggataattaaagaggaagaagaggagacatatgtgaggagtgatcagcagtctacagaGGAGGGTGACACGAGGAaggaaattaaagaggaagaagagacatatgtgaggaatgatcagcagtcCATGGAGGAGAgtaacatgatgaggacaagtaaagaggaagaagaggtgtGTCTTAGGGGtgaccagcagtctatggagaaggatgacatgatgaggacatttaaagaggaagaagaggagacatatgtgaggagtgatcagcagtctatggaggagggggacatgatgaggacaagtaaagaggaggacactGTTACAGTGgacagaacag ggcggagtcctggcatcaggaacctctcagagactcgtctctctgtatccacagactgtacaacggatgatgatgtcactggacaaaagtctcctgcagatatcctggttaccccaaatattccacCAGACTCCCCTCAtttgtctaaccctgaggggccacATAATCAAAACAGCTCTACCCCTGCTGGTGGATCTTATTCCTGTTCCATATGTGGGAAATGTTATGTAAGGAAATCAtatcttgtcaaacatgagagatctcacactggtgcaaagccctattcatgtgctgagtgtgggaaatgttttggaaagaAATCAGACCTTAtcattcatgagagatctcacactggagagaagccttattcatgtgttgagtgtggaaaatgttttgggcataaagcaaaccttgtcatacatgagagatctcacactggtgagaagccctattcatgtgctgagtgtgggaaatgttttgggcagaaaggacACCTTTTaatgcatgagagatctcacactggtgtgaaaccctattcatgtgctgagtgtgggaaatgttttggagagaaaggaaatcttgtcaaacatgagagattgcacactggagagaagccctattcatgtgctgagtgtgggaaatgttttgggcagaaaggacACCTTttaatacatgagagatctcacactggtgagaaaccctattcatgtgctgagtgtgggaaatgttttggagagaaaggaagccttgtcatacatgagagatctcacactggtgagaagccgtatttatgtgtcgagtgtgggaaatgttttggacataaaGGAAGCCTTGTATTACATGAGAGCACTCACAGTGGTAAGAAGCCCTATTCCTGTGCtgcgtgtgggaaatgttttaggaaTAAATCAGACCTTATCATTCATGAGagttctcacactggtgagaagccttattcatgtgctgagtgtgggaaatgttttggacagaaatcacatcttgtggaacatgagagatctcacactggtgaaaagccctattcatgtgctgagtgtgggaaatgttttgggtggaAAGGACACCTTTTAAtacatgagagatcccacacaggtgagaagccattttcatgtgctgagtgtgggaaatattttggatataaagcaaaccttgtcagacatgagaaatctcacactggtgagaagccatattcatgttctgagtgtgggaaatgttttgggcagaaaggaagccttgtcttgcatgagagatctcacactggtgagaagccctattcatgtgctgagtgtgggaaatgttttgcagaaaaagcaaaacttgtcatacatgagagatctcacactggtgagaatccTTATTCATGtaatgaatgtgggaaatgttttgttcagaagtcaggccttgtcagacatgagagatctcacactggtgagaaaccctatgcatgtgctgagtgtgggaaatgttttggagagaaaggaagccttgtcatacatgagagatcacacactggtgagaagccctattcatgtgctgagtgtgggaaatgttttgagcaGAAATCACTGCTTGTGAGACATTTGTGTTGA